ggcCATAACTACCaattttgtactgtgaaaaattgtgaagtcctcaccagtttGAGGccagaaaagaacttacttgagagatattcctcacctaaattcacaattgcttGTTTaaaagtcagtaacttggggcgtaAGTTATCTGTTTTTTAAAAgtctgctagggttttgaATTGCTagtagtggcacgctcacgcacaaaagaaagttgacttgttgatcACCAATGGTTGTCAAGCCAATGAGGAATTTTACCATACCATCACAGGATTAAAATCAAAACGAGTGAGCAGTAATAAACTATTTGAATTATAGGGTTCATAAATGTTGGTGATGGTAATGAGAAAGCAAGTTCTATTCATGTTCCTATGTTTTATTTGTGcaataatataaattaaaaatattctaGTAGCTACCTATTAATGGAATAAGcgggattttaattttaaaaataaactaaatagGATGCCAGCTGGTGTatgatgggttttttttctccaatcttattgttttggaatttctttATAATAGTAACGCTTGAAATGATGATTCTAAatttatacataaaaaaacttCCTAAATTATGGAGCATGGTTgaagtataaattttataaaaaattcttaaaataaattattagtttGTTTAGTTGATATATATCTCGAATCATTTGATAGAATTTTCCAAGAAAGCTTGACGACTTCAAACAGAAGaactacaatttttttttcttttttggaaatATATATGATGAGATCAGTacgtaaaaagacaaaaggatTCATGGTGAATCTTTGTCTTATCTTCGTACTGAAAAATTTTCATTGCATCCAATAACCTAAAGAGttgaattaaaagaaagaaggaatatatttataaattaatatatattatttgtattcaataatacttgaattttgtgtgtatttttaaaaattttgtaaaCAATACATgtattaaatacaaaaaatacatacgtacATGTTCGATACGAATATTGTACTATTgctttttaaacaaaatttaaaaaaccgagtatagccgtgcagctgtactatttcttttaacaaattagaaaaaatcgagtatagcagtgcagctatactatttctttaatactaaaaaaataaagtataacCAAGtgactatactatttctttgtaaaaaaagaaaaaaggaccctcctagtggcaaattacaacttaaaagttcggcaactatatattattttaatcaaatttaattaaatatataaatatatattatttatatacaataatacttgaattttgtgtgtattattcAAAACTTTATAAACAGTACGTggattaaatatgaaaaatatgtacgtaCATGTTCAAAATGAGTATTGTACTATTTCTTAttaaaaaccgagtatagccatgcggctgtactatttcttatttaaaaaaattagggtAAAAATTAGGGTACTTTTCCTTTCTAAAAACACAAGAGAAAAGGACCCttctagttgcattagtttatactttatagacATTAATTATTcgtcaaaattttggcaaattacaacttaaaagttcggctattatatattatttttatcaaatttaattaaatatgaaaaatacatatgtacatGTTCAATACTAGtattatactatttctttttttttttaaaccgagtatagccatacggctatacaatttcttattaaaaaaaattagggaaaaagataatatcgctgggcggctatactatttatttaaaaaaaattagaaaaactgATTATAGCCGGACGACTATACTAattctttcaaaataaaaaaaaatagaaaaaaggaccctcctacttacattagtttatactttagagatattaattattcatcaaaattttggtaaaaTTACAACTTTAAAGTTTGGCCaccatataatattttaatataatttattttaatatatattatttgtattcaataatacttgaattttgtgtgtattattgaaaaatttgTAAGATATAAGtgtattaaatatgaaaaatacatacgtcCACGGTCAATACGAGTATTGTACTATTtctctgtaaaaaaaaataaattaaaaatgagtatagccgtgtggcggtactattttaaaaaaaaattagaaaaagttAGTATGGCCAGTCGGCTAcactatttctttaaaaaaatgagtatagttgtgcggctgtactgtttctttaatataaaaaaaaaaaggaccctcctagttgtattagtttatactttatagcagtcctgatctcttggactacaggggtccaagagatttgtggtcactcacctttggatgtaaattcaacggttcactcactcttgcactccttttaagaaacttttttgaacaattggattaatatccaacggtgggtgatcacaatctcttggactcctgtggtccaagagatcgggactgtactttatagatattaattattcgtgaaaattttggcaaattacaacttaaaagttAGGTtcctatataatatttaaatataatttatttaaatatttaaatatatattatttgtattcaataatacttgaatttgagtggattattaaaaattttgtaaccaatacgtgtattaaatatgaaaaatacatacgtaCATGTTCAAAATGAGtattgtaatatttattttttttaaaactaaaaaaccgagtatagccgtgcggctgtactatttcttatttaaaaattagggAAGAACAAAGTATACCCAGggggctatactatttctattGAAAAATTAGCAATAGCCCCGCGGCTATACAATTTCtctaaaaaacaattaaacaaTAGAGTATAGCTGTGAGGGCTATACGATTTCTTTCGGAAAAATCTagaaaaaaggaccctcctacttacattaatttatattttatagatattaattattcgtcaaaatttttaaaaaattacaacttaaaagttcggctagtatataatatttaaatattttaatgtatattatttgtattcaaTAATACTTGAACCTTGTGcgtattattgaaatttttgtgaataatatgtgttttaaatatgaaaaatatgcgCGTATATGTTCAATACAAGTATTGtaatcctttttttaaaaaaatttaaaaaacagagTATCGCCGAAAGGCTGTgctatttcaaaaaatttgggaaaaaaaagtatggccggtcggctatactatttctttaaaaaaaaaattagaaaaaaccgagtatagccgtgcggctgtaatatttcttattaaaaaattagggaaaaagaGAGTATTCTCGGAcggctatattatttcttttgaaaaattagcAAAAACCGAGTATTGCCACtcggctatacgatttctttcaaaaaacaGAGTATGGCCgggtggctatactatttctttgtaaaaaaaaaaaaagaacaaaggaccctcctagttgcattagtttatactttatagatattaattacAACTAAAAAGATcggccactatataatattttaatgtaatttacttaaatattttaatctatattatttgtattcaataatatttgaattttgtgtgtattattgaacattttgtaaaaacaaatACTATATTAAATATGATAAATACGTAAGTACATGTTCCATAAGAGCAttgtactatttctttttaaaacattAGGGAAACATAGAGTATACCCcggcagctatactatttcttttgaaaaattagcAAAACTAGAGTATAGCGAAAAAAGGAGTATAGACGCCCttctatactatttctttcttaaaaaactaaaaaaaggaCCCCTCCTACTTAcattagtttatacttatagatattaattatttatcaaaatattgacaaattacaacttaaaagtttgcccctatataatattttaaaataatttatttaaatatttaaatatatattatttttcttcaataatacttgaattttgtgtcttattgaaaattttgtaaataatacgtgtaaatatgaaaaatatgtaagtACATGTTCAATAGGAATATTgtactattatttttttttaaaggagtatagccgtgcggcggtactatttcttattaaaagaattatgaaaaaagccaatatagccggtcggctatacgatttctttttaaaaaaaacagagtacAGCCATGCGGCTATGCTATTTCTTTCTACAAAAACTagaaaaaaaggaccctcctgCTTGCATTAGTTTGTATTTTAGAGATATTAATTATttgtcaaaattttggcaaattacaacttaaaagttcGGCTaccatataatattttaatatattttatttaaatatttaaatatatattatttgtattcaataatacttgaattttgtgtgtattattgtGAACTTTGAAAACAATGtgtattaaatatgaaaaatatatacgtACATGTTCAATACGAGTATTGTACTAtttctttgtaaaaaaatttataaaaatgagTATAACTGTAAGActgtactatttcttttttcttttttttaaaaagaaaaaccgaGCATAGCCGATTGGCTCTACTATttctttaacaaaaaaaataaataaaaagcagaGTATAGGCGAGCAACTATAttctttgtaaaaaataaaaagaaaaaaacaccctcctagttgcattagtttataatttatagatattaattattaatcaaaattttggaaaattacAACTTAAATGTTtggccactatataatattttaatatatattatttgtattcaattttgtgtgtattatttaaaattctgTGAACAATActatattaaatataaaaaatacatacgtacATGTTCAATATGAGTATTGTACtacttctttttaaaaaatataaaaaaccgagtatagccatgcggctgTACAGtttctaattaaaaaaattaggaaaaaaatgCGTAtggccggtcggctatactatttcttttaaaaattaggaaaaaaaacctattATAGCTGATTGGCTATActgtttcttttaaaaaactattaaaaacagagtatagccgtgctctaaaaatacaagaaaaatgaccctcctagttgcattagtttatactttatagatattaattattcatcaaaattttggcaaattacaacttaaaagtttacccactatataatattttaatatatattgtttaataatacttgaattttgtgtgtattattgaaaattttgtaaacaaTAGtgtattaaatatgaaaaatacgtaGGTATATGTTCAATATGAGTAttgtactatttctttttaaacaaaaCCGAGTTTAGCCATGCGATTGTACGatttcttattaaaaaattggggaaaaagCGAATATACCgggtggctatactatttcttttaaaaaattaacaaaaacagAGTACAGTCGAGCGGCCATacgattttttaaaaaacaattaaaacaaagtatagctgtgcggctatactatttctttctttaaaaaaaaaatgaaaaaaggaccctcctacttatattagtttatattttagagatattaattattcatcaaaattttggcaaattaAAACTTCAAAGTTCGGCCAccatataaaatttatatatatatatataaagcaaaaaaagaaagagaatggtgaaacatttaaaatatcagaaaaagccattggttaatgcaaacattaagaattaaattattaattaaatagggataatatgctaaattcacactttttcatatttaatttaaaaaattgaaagaaaaatcagataataaattctatttttatgaaacacaattacccattatttttttttctaaaataaattaatattttaaaaaaaattctcccgTACAGAAAAACtagtatataaataaataaataaattcaagtTAGAGTTGCCAGTTGCAGTTGCCTGCCACCAGTCAAAACAAAACCCCAGACGTCCCCTACAGACAATCACACGTAAACCCCTTTGCATGCAGCCATTCGCCGCGTGTCGAAATTAGAGCAACTGCCATTACTGCACTACAGATTTCtgcataacaaaataaaacaccacCACAAAATCACAGCCGTTAGCCATagcagagaagaaaagaactaaCAACTGAGTGAGAGAAAATGTCAAAAATGGAGAAGGGGAAGGTGGAGAAACCAAATGCGAAAGAGAGAAGCAAacacgaagaagaagaacttcCTCTAATGGCGTTGAACCACGTGTCGAGGCTGTGTAGAAATGTGGAGGAGTCGGTGGATTTCTACACCAAAGTTTTGGGGTTCGTTAAGATTGAGAGGCCGCCAGCTTTCGACTTTGATGGTGCTTGGCTGTTTAATTATGGAATTGGGATTCACTTGGTGCAGTCAGAGGATGAGGAGAGGCTTCCTGCGGATACTGATCGCTTGGATCCCGTGGACAACCACATCTCATTCCAggttagttttattttattttaattaatttcttcttcaaattgttacaatattctatttatttattgaattctTGCCCAAATTCCTCTTTGTCATGTTCTCTTTCCTTCCTCTAATCCAATTGTCACCTTTGGCGTGTATGTATCAAGCCATATGATCCAACTAATTTTAGAAGCatgaaattgttttttattcttcttttttctcgaATACAATTCGGActatttatttcaatttttttgttagctGTCGAAATTTTCTAATCTTTCCCAACATTTTGGAGCtcatttgataaccatttcatttGACAGTTTTTAGTTtccatttttaagaaatagaaaacagaaaactcgTTTGGTAACAATTTttagttgaaaaaaaaaagtgagaacTGTTTATTAGTGATTTGGtaattgatttcaattttcaaatttcaattttatgtgGAACTTGGACATTGAATTTTTTCAGGGGgtcaaattgtgaatttgagaTCATAGAATAAAGGTGCATGTTATAAAGAGTTTGTAGTATTTTTCTGTGAATTTTTTTGAGTTACAATGGAGGTCCTAAGGCTTGGACTAGGTATGCAATCAAACGCAACAGCTGGACGGCAAAATCCAAGTTAGAAGGTTCCAAATATTGAGTTTCGGTAATTGGAGTGCAATGCATGTGTAGTGTGTAAAATGAGAAAAGagcgggaaaaaaaaaaccaaacaaacgaacataaattggaaaaagaCTTCCAAGtagttttgaaaaatgaaaatgaaatccgTTATCAAACATGTTTACAGTTTTCACTTTCATCTTccttgaaaaaatgaaaaatgaaatagtTATCAAACAACTCCTTAGTGTGCCCCTAAACATTAAATAATAGGCAAAAAGTCACTTTTAGTTTGATTTACCACTTTTAACTTTTGAAGGGCATTTTTGGTCCAACTTGCATCCCAGCCAACCCTCACCTCCATCCTCAACAAACCAATGCCTTCGACTTTTCCTTTGAGTCGGTTGGTGGTCCTCGTCCACCTCCGTTGTCCCACTCAAATTTGCACCCGTTATACTCAAATGTGCATTCGACTTCGTTACCCGATTCGCTTCAAGGACATTTTTCAACCACTCGGACATTGATTCAATCGACGGCCAAGCCAAAGCTCTCGTGGCGTGTCTCCGAAAAGTCCCTGCTTTGTATTTCAAGGAAGACTTTTCCCTAGAAGACGGTGCCATATTTTGATTGATCTTCCCGTTCACGAACATCTCTGAATTGGGAGAAGCTCTAGCATTACTTGGACGTGGTGGAGCTTCACTTGGTGAAAGAGACCTTGCTACTCCTTTGCGTTAAAATTTTTTATGGTTGGAGGCTCGAAGCCTGAATTTGCTAATCGTGGATTGGTTATCAAGGTTGAAGCTTTAATTGGAATAATtgctcagcaaccaaacaattcttcttccttcttggTTTTCTTATTAAGATATCTTTTTATGTTCTTGATTTTTGAAAATAGTAACTGGTTGTTTTGAGTCCACAATGAGTAATTCTCATACCTCCAATTCAGGCCCCAAGAATGAGACCCCAAAATAGGATAATGGGACAACATGGAGGACGCTTGGGTTGTGCTCTGGACGCTCTGGTCAGTTCGGAAGAGGTGCAAGATTTGACAGAAACGCCCCTCAATAGATAACAAATTAAGAATAATTTAACAGAAATTGAgattgtccttgaattgcttcaAATTAAAACCACATGGGCAAATCACAAGGATAAAAAAAGACTTTTTGCCTAAATAATATGTTAGTTTTAATCATGTGTCGAGCGCATGATGACGCTCTTTAggttattttttcactttgcttaaaaggaaagagagaggaagtaagggaaagaaagaaggttAGAAAATATGACataattacccaaaaaaataactcatttaaaaaaaaatgaaattaacagTAGGAGTATTATAACGTTTTGTAAGTTAGATGTTAAAGTCATATTGAAAAtctaatttattgaaaatctagGGGTA
Above is a window of Prunus persica cultivar Lovell chromosome G2, Prunus_persica_NCBIv2, whole genome shotgun sequence DNA encoding:
- the LOC18786666 gene encoding uncharacterized protein LOC18786666 — encoded protein: MSKMEKGKVEKPNAKERSKHEEEELPLMALNHVSRLCRNVEESVDFYTKVLGFVKIERPPAFDFDGAWLFNYGIGIHLVQSEDEERLPADTDRLDPVDNHISFQCEDMEAIEQKLKDLNIKYIKRSVEDDENKTTIDQLFFNDPDGFMIEMCNCENIKLVPAGPLGNIKLPVDRHTPPVDLNQNGKDANK